A window from Enterocloster bolteae encodes these proteins:
- a CDS encoding amino acid ABC transporter ATP-binding protein, with product MKIRRKTAFIFQNYNLFRNKTALQNVTEGLVIARKMPRSQAEKAGKRALDKVGLWDRYDYYPHQLSGGQQQRVGIARAIAMEPEVILFDEPTSALAPELIGEVLEVMRKLAGEGMTMLVVTHEMNFAKNVGTKVIFMDKGVVVEENTPKEFFESPKEDRARQFMSSIKWSG from the coding sequence GTGAAAATAAGGAGAAAGACCGCATTCATCTTTCAGAACTACAATCTTTTCCGGAATAAAACGGCCCTGCAGAATGTAACGGAGGGGTTAGTCATTGCTCGGAAAATGCCAAGGTCCCAGGCTGAGAAGGCCGGTAAGAGGGCTTTAGATAAGGTGGGACTCTGGGACCGGTATGACTATTATCCTCATCAGCTGTCCGGCGGACAGCAGCAGAGAGTGGGGATTGCCCGCGCGATTGCCATGGAACCGGAAGTAATCCTGTTTGACGAACCGACCTCGGCCCTTGCCCCGGAGCTGATTGGCGAGGTATTAGAGGTGATGAGAAAGCTGGCAGGGGAAGGAATGACGATGCTGGTTGTCACCCACGAAATGAACTTTGCAAAAAATGTGGGAACAAAGGTGATTTTCATGGATAAAGGCGTGGTGGTAGAGGAAAATACGCCGAAAGAATTTTTTGAGTCCCCGAAAGAAGACAGGGCAAGGCAGTTTATGAGTTCTATAAAATGGAGCGGATGA
- a CDS encoding ABC transporter ATP-binding protein: MKKTLLAAKDISKEFGKDRGAVPVLDHVSVDIYEDDFTIIMGPSGAGKSTLLYVLSGMDRVSSGTVVYKGKVISRFKESQMAKIRSREFGFVFQQTHLVSNLTLFENVTVAGYLGKERKPEETRKQAEALLEQMNVGSAKDRMPAEVSGGEAQRAAIARAMINEPGIIFADEPTGALNKRNTGEVLDLLTELNKEGQSILMVTHDLRAAVRGTRLLYLEDGKILDELSMPVFHPEDERTREAAINDWLASFQW, translated from the coding sequence TTGAAAAAGACATTATTAGCTGCCAAAGATATCAGCAAAGAGTTTGGGAAGGACCGGGGAGCGGTTCCGGTGCTGGACCATGTATCCGTGGATATTTATGAGGATGACTTTACAATCATCATGGGGCCGTCCGGGGCAGGAAAATCAACTCTGCTGTATGTCCTCAGCGGAATGGACCGTGTTTCTTCCGGGACTGTGGTTTATAAGGGAAAGGTGATTAGCCGTTTCAAAGAGAGCCAGATGGCCAAAATCCGCTCACGGGAATTTGGTTTTGTGTTTCAACAGACCCATCTGGTAAGCAACTTAACGCTTTTCGAGAATGTGACGGTTGCAGGATATTTAGGGAAGGAACGGAAGCCGGAAGAGACCAGGAAGCAGGCAGAAGCCCTGCTGGAACAGATGAATGTAGGAAGCGCCAAGGACCGGATGCCGGCAGAGGTTTCGGGCGGTGAGGCACAGAGGGCAGCCATTGCCAGGGCCATGATCAATGAACCGGGTATCATTTTTGCAGATGAGCCAACCGGAGCCTTAAATAAAAGGAATACAGGGGAAGTTCTGGATCTTTTGACTGAATTAAATAAGGAAGGCCAGAGCATTCTGATGGTTACTCACGATCTGCGGGCAGCTGTCCGCGGGACACGGCTTCTTTACCTGGAGGACGGTAAGATTCTGGACGAACTGTCCATGCCTGTTTTCCATCCGGAAGATGAAAGGACGAGGGAGGCAGCGATCAATGACTGGCTTGCTTCTTTCCAATGGTAA
- a CDS encoding ABC transporter permease, giving the protein MEDTILLMADLKRHKGSLSGIFILVLLVCTALGTVLSIWMNSERYLREEMERAGFGTLTAWVSNVPDMDALADNIADLEAVGNVDTQVVIYSDYTVNDQDSDSEGQLIPHGTEDRRYKFFEDELSGYRGDIPEIRPGEIYVSPSMISMFGVQIGDEIRFQVARGGQAADFTVKGFYEDPFMGSSMIGMKGFLISEADYSGIIQTIRDTGIDALARDGAMLHIFQADTNGEGVTVSQLNQLINENTELPQYLEFLHSGNAIAGFMLILQNAFSGLLAAFVVVLIFVVLIVLGHGIGSSVEADYVNMGILKTIGFTGGKLRRIQLAQYMLVILTGMVLGILAAVYVSRIVSAATLTTTGIRIPTDLPAAWCFLINGLLFLVLTGFIVFKTGKLKRITPMKAIGGEAFIYGTRVKKGFPIRGNYLKYSMALRQLTAGARRYSGACIVAILLVFFASMIGRMDTWLGADGKGMMDAFNPADHDIGVQIFGEHTPQEAEETVLSYTGITDRYLLAMQGVSVNGIDYTANAITDPERFHIVEGRTSKADDEIVMTEFVASDLGVAVGDTVTVQADLGSEEYVISGIYTCANDMGDNIGMSREGYLKIGSDDPAIWCHHYFLEDASQKEAIIVALDESYGGDVHVHENTWPGLYGIISAMQALLVFLYGMVAAFILIVTIMTGSKILSAEQRDIGIYKAVGFTSGQLRGTFALRFMIVAVLASIIGTILAAALTDSLVSIVMRMAGISNFSSGMTAGNTLVPSAVVILLFTGFAYAVSWKVKKVDLTVLITE; this is encoded by the coding sequence ATGGAAGATACAATATTATTAATGGCTGATCTAAAACGGCACAAAGGCAGCCTGTCCGGCATATTTATCTTGGTACTGCTTGTCTGCACGGCGTTGGGAACGGTTCTTTCTATATGGATGAACTCAGAACGCTATCTCAGGGAAGAAATGGAGCGGGCGGGGTTTGGGACCCTGACTGCATGGGTCTCCAATGTGCCTGATATGGATGCTCTGGCGGACAATATTGCTGATTTGGAGGCGGTTGGTAATGTGGATACGCAGGTAGTCATTTATTCGGACTATACGGTGAATGACCAGGATTCTGATAGTGAAGGCCAGCTGATTCCCCATGGGACGGAGGATAGACGGTATAAATTCTTTGAAGATGAGCTGTCCGGGTACCGGGGAGATATACCGGAAATCCGGCCGGGAGAGATTTATGTCTCCCCTTCCATGATTTCCATGTTCGGTGTGCAGATTGGGGATGAAATCAGATTTCAGGTTGCCCGCGGGGGACAGGCGGCAGACTTTACGGTGAAAGGGTTTTATGAAGATCCATTTATGGGCAGTTCCATGATCGGAATGAAAGGATTTCTAATCAGTGAGGCCGATTATTCCGGAATCATCCAGACAATCCGGGATACTGGTATTGATGCGCTGGCCAGGGACGGAGCTATGCTGCATATATTTCAGGCGGACACAAACGGGGAAGGCGTCACGGTTTCCCAGCTGAATCAGCTCATCAATGAGAATACAGAGCTGCCGCAGTATTTGGAATTCCTCCACAGTGGGAATGCCATTGCCGGATTCATGCTGATTCTCCAGAATGCTTTCAGCGGCCTTTTGGCGGCGTTTGTAGTGGTACTTATTTTTGTGGTCCTGATCGTGCTGGGGCACGGCATAGGAAGCTCCGTTGAGGCAGATTATGTGAATATGGGGATTTTGAAAACCATTGGTTTTACAGGCGGGAAATTACGCCGGATTCAACTGGCGCAGTACATGCTCGTCATTTTAACAGGAATGGTTTTGGGTATCCTGGCGGCTGTTTACGTCAGCCGGATTGTGAGTGCGGCCACACTTACGACTACAGGAATCCGCATTCCTACAGACCTGCCTGCCGCCTGGTGTTTCTTAATCAATGGTCTGCTATTCCTGGTATTGACCGGTTTTATTGTATTTAAAACGGGAAAGCTCAAACGGATCACACCGATGAAAGCAATTGGAGGTGAGGCTTTTATCTACGGAACCAGAGTGAAAAAAGGCTTCCCAATCCGGGGGAACTATCTAAAATACTCCATGGCGCTCCGTCAGCTTACCGCAGGCGCCCGAAGATATAGCGGGGCCTGTATTGTGGCAATCCTTCTGGTGTTCTTTGCCTCCATGATCGGACGGATGGATACCTGGCTGGGAGCGGACGGAAAAGGGATGATGGATGCATTCAATCCGGCGGATCACGATATCGGCGTCCAGATTTTTGGGGAACATACCCCGCAGGAAGCGGAAGAAACCGTGCTTTCCTATACCGGCATTACGGACCGTTACCTCCTGGCGATGCAGGGGGTGTCTGTGAACGGAATTGATTATACGGCCAATGCAATCACCGATCCGGAGCGGTTCCACATTGTGGAAGGGCGGACTTCCAAGGCAGATGATGAAATCGTGATGACAGAGTTTGTGGCCTCTGACCTGGGAGTAGCAGTCGGTGATACGGTCACGGTACAGGCTGATCTGGGCAGTGAGGAATATGTGATATCTGGCATTTATACCTGTGCCAATGATATGGGCGATAATATCGGAATGAGCCGGGAAGGTTACCTGAAAATCGGATCGGATGACCCGGCTATCTGGTGCCACCATTATTTTCTGGAGGATGCTTCACAGAAAGAGGCCATCATAGTGGCTCTTGATGAGTCTTATGGCGGGGATGTCCATGTCCATGAGAATACATGGCCCGGTCTATATGGAATCATCTCTGCCATGCAGGCGCTTTTGGTATTCCTGTATGGGATGGTGGCGGCTTTTATTCTGATTGTCACAATTATGACTGGCAGTAAAATACTTTCGGCAGAACAGAGGGATATCGGGATTTACAAAGCAGTTGGCTTTACCAGTGGACAACTGCGAGGCACATTTGCCCTGCGGTTTATGATTGTTGCTGTTCTTGCTTCCATCATCGGAACCATTCTGGCTGCAGCCCTGACCGATTCTCTTGTGTCCATTGTCATGCGAATGGCAGGCATCAGCAATTTCTCTTCCGGTATGACAGCCGGCAATACGTTGGTTCCGTCCGCGGTGGTGATCCTTTTGTTTACCGGATTTGCCTATGCCGTATCGTGGAAAGTAAAAAAAGTGGACTTAACCGTGCTGATAACGGAATGA
- a CDS encoding CocE/NonD family hydrolase C-terminal non-catalytic domain-containing protein yields MQKLDQNGNMLLEITVPNHGAAIRDFTDDGASITRYKGSWGKLRLSMRHLDEQEITDEIPAYSFDRVEKLEKGQMVEDDIVMSPVGMAFHKGESIRLILSSKKEYRNSMMQPPPPTGCIPKNWGWQVIYTGSDKASYLQLLILKI; encoded by the coding sequence ATGCAGAAGTTGGATCAAAACGGCAATATGCTTTTGGAAATAACGGTACCAAACCATGGCGCTGCTATTCGTGATTTTACCGATGATGGCGCTTCCATCACCCGCTATAAGGGATCTTGGGGCAAGCTACGCCTTTCCATGAGACACCTGGATGAACAGGAAATCACGGATGAGATTCCGGCATATAGCTTTGACCGGGTTGAGAAACTGGAGAAAGGCCAGATGGTGGAGGATGATATCGTAATGAGTCCGGTTGGTATGGCATTTCACAAAGGAGAATCCATCCGCTTAATCTTATCATCTAAGAAAGAATACAGAAATAGTATGATGCAGCCCCCGCCCCCCACCGGCTGTATACCAAAGAACTGGGGATGGCAGGTAATTTATACCGGCTCGGACAAAGCTTCCTATCTTCAGCTTCTGATATTAAAAATATGA
- a CDS encoding LysR family transcriptional regulator: MKLSSLRYYIAVAKYGNFIKESDWLFISQPTLSRTIQELKEELGTQLFIRERRFLKLTEDGVWLLNGKPCSRNISKVVNA, encoded by the coding sequence ATGAAATTATCTTCCCTGCGTTATTATATTGCGGTTGCAAAATATGGCAATTTTATCAAGGAATCGGATTGGCTGTTTATCTCCCAGCCGACCCTGAGCCGGACGATTCAGGAGCTGAAGGAAGAACTTGGAACACAGCTGTTTATCCGGGAGCGCCGTTTCCTGAAATTGACAGAGGATGGCGTCTGGCTTTTAAATGGAAAACCCTGTTCTAGAAATATATCAAAGGTTGTTAACGCATAA
- a CDS encoding cyclophilin-like fold protein: MKKAGLKKYAVAIMVVIGLTAALTGVASAEMTGEVVTASQLEVRFGDNGAAFTMTLENNDTAAAIKKHVGTADWRLPIYHFDDYDNWEVMQYYDISSRYEIPSVDVKTVTSQKAGEVYYSHPNRIILFYGDGEVTGDYTKIGEIEAADDLKKAVVNNPILQGWGNKIVQIKSVK, from the coding sequence ATGAAGAAAGCAGGATTAAAAAAATATGCCGTGGCAATTATGGTAGTCATTGGATTGACAGCAGCTCTTACAGGAGTTGCAAGTGCGGAAATGACAGGAGAGGTTGTAACTGCATCCCAGTTGGAGGTGCGTTTTGGTGATAATGGAGCAGCCTTCACAATGACACTTGAAAATAATGATACGGCCGCAGCTATAAAAAAGCATGTAGGGACAGCCGACTGGAGGCTTCCAATCTATCACTTTGATGATTATGATAATTGGGAAGTGATGCAGTATTATGATATTTCATCGCGGTATGAGATTCCATCGGTTGATGTGAAAACAGTGACCTCCCAAAAAGCAGGAGAAGTGTATTACTCCCACCCAAACAGGATCATCCTGTTCTATGGGGACGGGGAGGTGACCGGAGACTATACAAAGATCGGAGAAATTGAGGCTGCCGATGATTTAAAAAAAGCGGTTGTTAACAATCCGATCTTACAGGGCTGGGGTAATAAGATTGTCCAGATTAAGAGCGTAAAATAA
- a CDS encoding linear amide C-N hydrolase, which translates to MNKMKRMLLFTTLTITGVLTGCAGGAPVLQQTAYAQNNGALTQTVTAAGKASDAAITPGSEIMKLEDGFSAVSYDGNYWFDDFLAQGGATNDAGVIDFLTRHMMAGESRPSLRTGGFGCSTLAVKSPAGEALFGRNFDWQPCEAMVVRSRPEGAYASVSTVNMDFIRSGYGAGLSQLPDEVRTLIALYAPLDGMNEKGLAVSVNMIQDYDAICQDTGKPNLTTTTAIRLFLDRAANVEEALALLGQYDMHSSMGMMVHFALADRSGRSVVVEYIDDEMVVTDTPAVTNFYLAEGRKQGIGTAQSHTRYERLMKRLAEDEAMDMDQVRDALDSVSKDNFGEFESTEWSIVFNLNNGEACYYHRENYGNSYVFSVNEEA; encoded by the coding sequence ATGAATAAAATGAAAAGAATGCTGCTGTTTACAACACTGACCATAACAGGAGTGTTAACAGGGTGTGCAGGAGGGGCGCCTGTATTACAGCAGACCGCATACGCACAGAACAATGGGGCTTTGACTCAGACGGTTACGGCTGCCGGGAAAGCATCAGATGCGGCCATCACCCCGGGAAGCGAAATCATGAAGCTGGAAGACGGTTTTTCAGCAGTAAGCTATGACGGGAATTACTGGTTTGATGACTTTCTCGCTCAGGGAGGAGCCACGAACGATGCAGGAGTCATTGATTTCCTTACCAGACATATGATGGCCGGTGAGTCACGACCGTCACTCCGGACAGGCGGTTTCGGATGCAGCACCTTGGCGGTGAAAAGCCCGGCAGGAGAAGCTCTGTTTGGAAGGAATTTTGACTGGCAGCCATGTGAAGCCATGGTGGTCCGTTCCAGGCCGGAGGGTGCATATGCTTCTGTTTCCACGGTTAATATGGATTTTATTCGTTCCGGCTATGGGGCAGGCCTTTCACAACTGCCGGATGAGGTCCGTACCCTGATTGCCTTATATGCTCCTCTTGACGGCATGAATGAAAAAGGTCTGGCGGTATCGGTCAATATGATACAGGATTATGATGCCATCTGTCAGGACACAGGAAAACCGAATCTTACCACGACCACGGCTATCCGGCTGTTTCTGGATCGGGCGGCCAATGTGGAGGAAGCACTGGCTCTGTTGGGACAGTATGATATGCACTCCTCTATGGGAATGATGGTACATTTCGCACTGGCAGACAGAAGCGGCCGAAGCGTGGTGGTGGAGTATATTGATGACGAAATGGTTGTGACGGATACGCCAGCTGTGACAAATTTCTATCTGGCCGAAGGAAGAAAGCAGGGAATTGGAACAGCACAGTCCCATACCCGGTATGAGAGATTGATGAAACGTCTGGCAGAAGATGAGGCGATGGACATGGATCAGGTCAGGGATGCCTTGGACAGTGTCAGTAAGGACAATTTTGGAGAATTTGAGTCAACAGAATGGAGCATTGTTTTTAATTTAAACAACGGGGAGGCTTGTTATTATCACAGGGAGAACTATGGGAACAGTTATGTGTTTTCTGTAAATGAAGAAGCTTAA
- a CDS encoding amino acid ABC transporter permease yields the protein MTAAAVLTTGLLAGSGSLNAGAGTIPAETTVSGTTVEAQTAGEDAGTEGEKAADGESTDGRCEGAGLPGLGITLDAFPSAVVVFSVNTGAYASETIRAAIEAVPAGQLEAGYCVGLSYTQTMMRIILPQALRIAFPPLSNSLIGLVKDTSLAANITVMEMFMSAQRIAARTYEPFALYREVGIIYLIFCTALTRLQSVWEQKLRLE from the coding sequence GTGACAGCGGCTGCTGTACTGACAACAGGACTTTTGGCGGGCAGTGGTTCTTTAAATGCCGGGGCGGGAACCATACCTGCAGAAACTACGGTATCAGGAACCACGGTGGAGGCTCAGACAGCTGGGGAAGATGCTGGAACAGAAGGGGAAAAAGCAGCTGACGGTGAGAGTACAGACGGTAGATGTGAAGGGGCTGGGCTTCCGGGATTGGGGATAACTCTGGATGCATTCCCATCGGCCGTAGTTGTATTTTCTGTTAATACCGGAGCCTATGCGTCCGAGACCATCCGGGCTGCTATAGAGGCAGTTCCGGCCGGACAGTTGGAGGCCGGATACTGTGTGGGTTTGTCCTATACTCAGACCATGATGCGGATTATTCTGCCCCAGGCTCTCAGAATCGCATTTCCGCCGCTGAGTAATTCCCTGATTGGGCTGGTGAAGGATACGTCCCTGGCAGCCAATATCACAGTGATGGAAATGTTCATGTCGGCCCAGAGAATTGCTGCCAGAACGTATGAACCATTTGCACTGTACCGTGAGGTTGGCATCATTTACCTCATATTTTGTACGGCGCTGACCAGGCTTCAGAGCGTATGGGAACAGAAACTGAGGCTGGAGTGA
- a CDS encoding phenylacetate--CoA ligase family protein, giving the protein MRREQLITLQEKKLRELLVYAYDNSTYYHRVFEEAGITRKQIPLMPLSAFPVLDKQLLMEHFNELVTVSDLKQEDLRRFDREESTEQKKFKDEYHVVHSSGSTGTPGYFVYDEAAWSQMLLGIIRAALWDMTMPQILKLLWKGPRIVYIAATDGRYGGAMAVGDGIEGVHADQLFLDVKTPLAAWIRQIKEFKPNMVIGYPSAIKILGELVEKGEVSVDIFRIVSCGEPLGASLRNYLETIFEADVVNIYGASESLALGVETSHAEGMYLFDDLNYIEVENGAMYLTSLYNYVQPLIRYRISDQLNLREPEDGSPYPFTLAGNIMGRNEDMMWFEDGRGNRDFLHPLVIEGFCLDGLLDYQFRQLDSHSFEMLAEVSDTGKIKEIREEMMKQMALLLKEKSLEYVRFSIRFVGEIRPDQRTGKKRLIVA; this is encoded by the coding sequence ATGAGACGGGAACAATTAATAACGCTCCAGGAAAAAAAACTGAGAGAATTGCTTGTGTATGCCTATGACAATTCAACGTATTACCACCGGGTCTTTGAGGAGGCAGGGATTACAAGAAAGCAGATTCCGCTCATGCCCCTGTCGGCATTTCCTGTTTTGGATAAACAGCTTTTGATGGAGCATTTCAATGAACTGGTTACTGTTTCCGATTTAAAGCAGGAGGACCTGCGCCGGTTTGACCGGGAGGAAAGCACAGAACAGAAAAAATTTAAGGATGAGTACCATGTGGTCCATTCTTCCGGCAGTACAGGGACCCCAGGATATTTTGTTTATGATGAGGCGGCATGGAGCCAGATGCTCCTTGGGATTATCCGGGCCGCGCTCTGGGATATGACCATGCCCCAGATATTAAAATTGCTGTGGAAAGGCCCGCGGATCGTGTATATTGCCGCAACAGACGGCCGGTATGGCGGGGCCATGGCAGTGGGGGACGGGATAGAAGGCGTCCATGCGGACCAACTTTTCCTGGATGTCAAGACACCCCTTGCAGCATGGATTCGCCAGATTAAAGAGTTTAAACCAAATATGGTGATCGGTTATCCGTCAGCAATCAAGATTCTCGGGGAACTTGTGGAAAAAGGTGAAGTCAGCGTGGATATATTCCGCATCGTTTCCTGCGGAGAACCTCTTGGCGCCAGCTTACGGAATTATCTGGAGACAATATTTGAAGCGGACGTGGTTAATATTTATGGAGCCAGCGAATCCCTGGCCCTTGGCGTGGAAACAAGTCATGCGGAGGGAATGTATTTGTTTGACGACTTAAATTATATCGAGGTAGAGAACGGCGCCATGTACTTAACCTCCCTCTATAATTATGTACAGCCTCTGATTCGATACCGTATATCCGACCAGCTTAATTTACGGGAACCGGAGGATGGGAGCCCCTATCCGTTTACGCTGGCAGGCAATATTATGGGGCGGAATGAGGACATGATGTGGTTTGAGGATGGACGTGGAAACAGGGATTTTCTGCATCCCCTTGTCATTGAAGGATTCTGCCTGGACGGGCTTTTAGATTACCAGTTCCGCCAGCTGGACAGTCATTCCTTTGAGATGCTGGCAGAAGTGTCAGACACAGGAAAGATAAAAGAAATCCGGGAAGAAATGATGAAGCAGATGGCGCTGCTCCTGAAAGAAAAGAGCCTGGAATATGTAAGGTTTTCCATTCGCTTTGTGGGAGAAATCCGGCCGGATCAAAGGACAGGAAAAAAGCGGCTTATTGTGGCATGA
- a CDS encoding alpha/beta hydrolase yields MRKNSQRIIAGALMLTVLVSTGCSVQNSQQTVTEQQTQQSTTSETEPETGAPVADTDETTDGVVNYGMMEDTSIKVEPIELTDEWDKVFPLSDEVNHRKVTFVNHFGNTLAADLYEPKEYTGKIPAIAVSGPFGAVKEQSSGLYAQEMAERGFLAIAFDPSFTGESGGYPRYFNSPDINVEDYQAAIDFLSTQDNVDPEQIGIIGICGWGGMALQTAALDTRVKATAAMTMYDMSRNTALGYFDSIDEDGRYESRVAYNQQRTDDYKNGTYTLGGGLPEEAPEEAPQYVKDYVAYYKTDRGYHPRSVNSNNGWAATAPGSLMNMRLFEYAPEIRSSVLLVHGEEAHSLMYSHDAYELLQGDNKELLIIPGATHTDLYDQMDKIPFDKLESFFTEAFQ; encoded by the coding sequence ATGAGAAAGAATTCGCAGAGAATCATAGCAGGGGCGTTAATGCTCACGGTACTCGTAAGCACAGGCTGCTCTGTACAGAATAGCCAGCAGACTGTAACGGAGCAGCAGACACAGCAGAGCACAACATCGGAGACAGAACCGGAAACCGGTGCACCTGTTGCAGACACAGACGAAACAACAGACGGAGTTGTAAATTATGGTATGATGGAGGATACCTCCATCAAGGTGGAACCGATTGAACTTACTGACGAATGGGATAAGGTATTTCCACTCAGTGATGAAGTGAACCATAGAAAGGTGACGTTTGTCAACCACTTTGGCAATACATTGGCTGCTGATCTTTACGAACCAAAAGAATATACAGGGAAGATTCCGGCCATTGCTGTAAGTGGCCCCTTTGGCGCTGTAAAGGAGCAGAGTTCCGGTCTTTATGCACAGGAAATGGCAGAACGAGGTTTTCTTGCTATTGCCTTTGACCCATCCTTTACAGGAGAAAGCGGCGGATATCCGAGGTACTTCAATTCGCCGGATATCAACGTTGAGGATTACCAGGCTGCGATTGATTTCCTTTCCACCCAGGACAATGTTGATCCAGAACAGATTGGTATTATCGGTATCTGTGGCTGGGGCGGTATGGCACTTCAGACAGCAGCGCTGGATACCAGAGTTAAAGCCACGGCTGCCATGACGATGTACGACATGAGCCGGAATACGGCACTTGGTTATTTTGATTCCATTGATGAGGACGGAAGGTATGAGTCCCGTGTTGCTTACAATCAACAGAGAACAGATGATTATAAAAATGGAACTTATACGCTGGGAGGCGGCCTTCCGGAAGAAGCACCGGAAGAAGCTCCGCAGTATGTTAAGGACTATGTGGCTTATTATAAGACCGACCGTGGCTATCATCCCCGTTCCGTCAATTCCAATAATGGGTGGGCGGCTACCGCTCCGGGCTCTCTGATGAATATGCGTTTGTTTGAGTATGCCCCTGAAATCAGAAGTTCGGTTCTTCTTGTGCATGGCGAGGAAGCACATTCTTTAATGTACAGCCATGATGCATACGAACTCCTCCAGGGTGATAATAAGGAACTGTTGATAATTCCGGGAGCAACCCACACAGACCTGTACGATCAGATGGATAAAATTCCGTTTGACAAATTAGAGAGCTTCTTTACGGAAGCATTCCAGTAA